One Methanobrevibacter sp. V74 DNA window includes the following coding sequences:
- a CDS encoding arginine decarboxylase, pyruvoyl-dependent, with product MKIAIVTGKDEGPAKLNAFDNALSKAGIGDVNLIKVSSMLAGNAEICKLPKLKAGAMVNCVLSEVTSDNPGDVITAVVAVAIGEKLGCVVETTGINKNTGDLIDESEKMVKYMMNKRHCEIKDLKVEYSTTTVENIASVVSSVVYLNDEIIE from the coding sequence ATGAAAATAGCAATTGTTACTGGAAAAGACGAAGGACCTGCAAAATTAAATGCTTTCGATAATGCACTAAGCAAAGCTGGAATTGGAGATGTTAACCTGATTAAAGTATCTAGCATGCTTGCAGGCAATGCTGAGATATGCAAACTTCCAAAACTTAAAGCCGGTGCTATGGTAAACTGTGTTTTATCAGAAGTGACTTCAGACAATCCAGGTGATGTTATAACTGCAGTTGTCGCAGTAGCTATTGGTGAGAAACTGGGTTGTGTAGTTGAAACAACAGGGATTAATAAAAACACTGGTGATTTAATCGATGAATCCGAAAAAATGGTTAAATACATGATGAATAAACGCCACTGTGAAATTAAAGATTTGAAAGTTGAATATTCCACCACAACTGTTGAAAACATTGCATCAGTTGTATCCTCAGTAGTTTATCTAAATGACGAAATTATAGAGTGA
- a CDS encoding NCS2 family permease gives MLDNYFNFKGNDTDFKTEILAGITTFLAMAYILGVNPTMLADGGMSATGVFFATAIASGVACIIMGLVSKYPVGLAPGMGLNALFTYTIILGMGNTWETALAAVFVSSIVFLLITISGLREAILNIIPVDLKLGIGAGIGFFLAFLGLKGSGIIVADPSTYVAMGNLLAPSALLALIGIFITLIFHIRKVPAAVFIGMIITAVIGLIMSVIGFGAGNPLMPTLPAQVITTNFDLSLFGGFARGFGQLFSNIPNLLMIVFSLVFVTFFDTTGTLISLGRQCGFIDEDGQAVGIEKAFFSDAISGIVGSICGTSTVTAYVESATGIGMGAKTGLAAIVTGILFILSIFFSPIVLSLFTSSVTTAALVIVGILMMAQLKEVEWDNVVVAASVFMTIIMMLLSYSISLGIAWGFVTYAVATIATGKFKEMNAGIYVLAIVFLIYLFFGL, from the coding sequence ATGTTAGATAACTATTTTAATTTTAAGGGAAATGATACAGATTTTAAAACTGAAATATTGGCAGGAATAACTACATTTCTTGCTATGGCTTATATTTTGGGTGTAAACCCAACAATGCTTGCGGATGGTGGAATGTCTGCAACTGGAGTATTTTTTGCAACTGCAATTGCATCAGGTGTTGCATGTATAATTATGGGGCTTGTCTCAAAATATCCTGTTGGGCTTGCTCCTGGAATGGGACTTAACGCACTGTTTACATATACGATTATATTGGGAATGGGTAATACATGGGAAACTGCACTTGCAGCAGTATTTGTTTCAAGTATAGTGTTCTTATTAATTACTATTTCCGGTTTAAGGGAAGCTATTTTAAATATTATTCCTGTTGACTTAAAATTGGGAATTGGTGCAGGTATCGGATTCTTCTTGGCATTCCTTGGACTTAAAGGTTCAGGAATTATTGTAGCTGATCCGTCAACTTATGTTGCAATGGGCAATTTACTTGCTCCTTCAGCACTTTTAGCTTTAATTGGTATTTTTATAACATTAATTTTCCATATTCGTAAAGTGCCGGCTGCTGTGTTCATTGGTATGATAATTACAGCTGTAATTGGTCTTATAATGTCAGTTATAGGATTTGGAGCTGGAAACCCATTAATGCCAACATTACCTGCTCAGGTAATTACTACCAATTTTGATTTGTCATTATTTGGAGGATTTGCAAGAGGATTTGGACAACTTTTCTCAAATATTCCAAACTTACTCATGATTGTATTCTCATTGGTATTTGTTACATTCTTTGATACAACTGGAACTTTAATATCCTTAGGCAGGCAATGCGGATTTATCGATGAAGACGGTCAAGCTGTCGGAATTGAAAAAGCGTTTTTCAGTGATGCAATAAGTGGAATTGTTGGTTCTATTTGCGGTACAAGTACAGTAACTGCATATGTTGAAAGTGCAACTGGTATTGGAATGGGTGCTAAAACAGGTTTAGCAGCTATTGTAACAGGTATATTATTTATTCTTTCAATTTTCTTCTCACCAATCGTATTATCTTTATTTACATCTTCAGTAACTACTGCTGCTTTAGTAATTGTTGGTATCTTAATGATGGCTCAATTAAAAGAGGTAGAATGGGATAATGTTGTTGTTGCGGCTTCAGTCTTTATGACAATCATTATGATGCTTTTATCATACTCAATATCCCTTGGTATTGCATGGGGTTTTGTAACTTACGCAGTTGCAACAATTGCCACTGGCAAATTTAAAGAAATGAATGCAGGAATATATGTTCTTGCAATTGTATTCTTGATATACTTATTCTTTGGACTTTAA
- a CDS encoding translation initiation factor IF-5A, protein MSTKVVEIKTLKVGKYIVLGGEACKIISYTTSSPGKHGAAKARIEAVGVFDNQKRSLVKPVDNKVDIPIIDKRLGQVISIQGANVQIMDLENYDTIDLPMPEDLKDEITEGREVEYIVAMGNMKIMRTRGS, encoded by the coding sequence ATGTCAACAAAAGTTGTAGAAATTAAAACATTAAAAGTTGGAAAATATATTGTTTTAGGCGGAGAAGCTTGTAAAATTATTAGTTATACTACTTCATCTCCTGGTAAACACGGAGCTGCAAAAGCAAGAATCGAAGCAGTTGGTGTTTTCGATAATCAAAAAAGAAGTCTTGTTAAACCTGTAGATAACAAAGTTGATATTCCTATTATTGATAAAAGATTAGGACAAGTTATTTCTATTCAAGGGGCTAATGTTCAAATTATGGACTTAGAAAATTACGATACTATTGACTTACCAATGCCTGAAGATTTAAAAGATGAAATTACTGAAGGCAGAGAGGTTGAATATATTGTCGCTATGGGAAATATGAAAATAATGAGAACTAGAGGATCATAA
- a CDS encoding Gfo/Idh/MocA family oxidoreductase produces MKTINVGVVGVGAMGENHVRVYHKMEEANLVAVSDVSERALKKIEKKYGAKGFTEYSELLENPEIEAVSVCVPTTFHHAVVMEAIDHGKHVLVEKPIAFTVQEAEEMISAAKEAGVMLATGHVERFNPAVQKAKELIDDGVIGDVVSAFAKRVGPLPPRIKDVGVSIDLAIHDLDIMNYLFEEEVVQVYGSMNCSFDDSEFEDHAEIMVNFDNESTGIVEVNWLTPYKRRELEVTGTAGIISVDYIKQSIEVYGKFAQDIQIKHEEPLKGELKSFVNAVMNGIEPEITGEDGLKALKMVIAANKSSNEHKPISFEELK; encoded by the coding sequence TTGAAAACTATTAATGTAGGAGTTGTCGGTGTAGGCGCAATGGGTGAAAACCATGTTCGTGTTTACCACAAAATGGAAGAAGCAAATTTAGTCGCTGTAAGTGATGTAAGTGAAAGAGCACTTAAAAAAATTGAGAAAAAGTATGGTGCTAAAGGTTTTACTGAATATAGCGAACTATTAGAAAATCCTGAAATTGAAGCAGTAAGTGTATGTGTACCAACCACATTCCACCATGCAGTTGTAATGGAAGCTATTGATCATGGAAAACATGTTTTAGTAGAAAAACCAATTGCATTTACCGTGCAAGAAGCTGAAGAAATGATTTCCGCGGCTAAAGAAGCAGGAGTCATGCTTGCAACAGGACATGTTGAAAGATTTAATCCCGCTGTTCAAAAAGCTAAAGAACTTATTGATGACGGAGTTATTGGAGACGTGGTATCTGCTTTTGCAAAAAGAGTAGGGCCCCTTCCACCAAGAATTAAAGATGTCGGTGTGTCAATAGATTTAGCTATTCATGATTTAGACATAATGAATTACTTATTTGAAGAAGAAGTTGTTCAAGTTTATGGTTCAATGAACTGTAGTTTCGATGACAGTGAATTCGAAGACCATGCAGAAATTATGGTGAATTTTGATAATGAATCTACTGGAATAGTTGAAGTAAATTGGTTAACTCCATATAAACGTAGAGAATTAGAAGTTACCGGTACTGCTGGAATAATCTCAGTCGATTACATCAAACAGAGTATTGAAGTATACGGTAAATTTGCTCAAGATATTCAAATTAAACATGAAGAACCCCTTAAAGGCGAATTAAAATCCTTCGTAAATGCAGTGATGAATGGAATTGAACCAGAAATCACTGGTGAAGATGGACTTAAAGCCCTTAAAATGGTTATTGCTGCTAACAAATCCTCTAATGAACATAAACCGATTAGTTTTGAAGAACTAAAATAA
- a CDS encoding DUF6569 family protein has translation MTIKLDEVNRDIDILTPQSHKNITIIPLKTQINNKLDILTLKNGFELGLVQVKECEVSTVNTLIVENNAITPLILIDGEEVIGGDQNRLVNNTIVMEPKSTMKIPVSCTERGRWGYKSEFKNSDYIANYNTRRSKEIASRSRSQYQDVIWSSINDLEDENSYVSPTSAMEESYEQLKSNHDKIIKEFEIVDGQNGVLIMINGEIKGFELFLNPTIYNAFHEKILKSYLIDAKIEDKIFTVNIDTVREIINNVFDSTFEKRENMGLEKPYDFENPEGLGKLYLYENQIIHLSYFNKAEEIINDDVYEDIRLKTDI, from the coding sequence ATGACAATTAAATTAGATGAAGTAAATAGAGATATTGATATCCTAACTCCACAAAGCCATAAAAATATTACAATAATACCCCTAAAAACCCAAATTAACAATAAGTTAGACATTTTAACACTTAAAAATGGATTCGAACTAGGATTAGTTCAAGTTAAAGAATGTGAAGTCTCAACAGTAAACACATTAATTGTTGAAAACAATGCAATAACCCCCTTAATCCTAATTGATGGAGAAGAAGTAATCGGAGGAGATCAAAACCGATTAGTTAACAATACAATAGTTATGGAGCCAAAAAGTACTATGAAAATTCCAGTGAGCTGTACTGAAAGAGGTAGATGGGGATACAAAAGTGAATTTAAAAATTCGGACTATATTGCAAATTATAACACAAGAAGGTCAAAAGAAATCGCCTCAAGAAGTAGATCCCAATACCAAGACGTCATTTGGTCATCTATTAATGATTTAGAAGATGAAAATTCATATGTTTCACCAACCAGTGCAATGGAAGAAAGCTATGAACAATTGAAAAGCAATCACGATAAAATTATTAAAGAATTTGAAATTGTTGATGGTCAAAATGGTGTTTTAATCATGATTAATGGTGAAATTAAAGGATTTGAATTATTTTTAAACCCAACAATTTACAATGCATTTCATGAAAAAATATTAAAAAGTTATTTAATTGACGCGAAAATTGAAGATAAAATATTTACAGTGAATATTGATACTGTAAGAGAAATAATAAACAATGTATTTGATTCTACATTTGAAAAAAGAGAAAACATGGGGTTAGAAAAACCATATGATTTTGAAAATCCCGAAGGGCTTGGAAAACTATACCTTTATGAAAATCAAATTATACACTTATCTTACTTTAATAAAGCAGAAGAGATTATAAATGATGATGTTTATGAGGATATCCGCTTAAAAACGGATATTTAA
- a CDS encoding orotate phosphoribosyltransferase-like protein gives MKQKLIQKAKELRQHGFTTGEIADELNVSMDTARWLTLQKTAEMKAEAPVDFAINWKSIGGNSTRLSYVSGALSDMALSHGEVDTIVGIAVSGIPFATVMADLIEDMTGINTSLAIFHPQKHRKDADEIDDEGTISTNFGTVEGKKVVIVDDVITSGKTAKEVIHTVKDLGGEPTCVTVLIDKAGLSEIEGVPVESLIKVSRL, from the coding sequence GTGAAACAAAAATTAATTCAAAAAGCTAAGGAACTCAGACAACATGGATTTACCACTGGAGAAATAGCTGATGAACTCAATGTGAGTATGGACACCGCAAGATGGTTAACCCTTCAAAAAACAGCTGAAATGAAAGCAGAAGCACCAGTTGACTTTGCTATTAACTGGAAAAGCATAGGTGGAAATTCAACACGTTTAAGTTATGTTTCAGGTGCCCTAAGTGACATGGCATTATCACATGGGGAAGTGGATACCATTGTAGGCATTGCAGTTAGTGGAATTCCATTTGCAACCGTAATGGCTGATTTAATTGAGGACATGACTGGCATAAACACTTCTCTTGCAATATTCCACCCTCAAAAACACAGAAAAGATGCTGATGAAATTGATGATGAAGGTACAATCAGCACTAACTTCGGAACTGTTGAAGGCAAAAAAGTTGTTATTGTTGATGATGTAATTACCAGTGGCAAAACTGCAAAAGAAGTTATCCACACTGTTAAAGATTTAGGTGGAGAACCTACTTGTGTTACAGTGTTAATTGATAAAGCAGGGCTTTCAGAAATTGAAGGTGTGCCTGTTGAATCTTTAATTAAAGTCAGCAGATTATAA
- the cfbE gene encoding coenzyme F430 synthase has product MNNLVIDLTHGGVKIAISLAKEGKNVFVYDLYNTLNSTDSKLLDVYNVKLIRLSDLADLKGDITIIYPIHMPLSFEEVESYNSNLNYTFKSHHEIMKELLIDWGEDIVKIEVTGVKGKTTSVFMLKEILIDKNPLILSSLGALLYENRKEIILKKNISIAPANIKETIDLAYKTANPICEIAEGIVESKNIRKYDCAIFESSLGASGIGDVGLLLNITEDYPIAKGKSSASEAKKQVFRCKCVCIQKEALDKYYSNIKHGKINSFSLNDPSSNLFIKNVEYDLDRTQLEIIYHDIKTVNSNIVSGELRLNCFAPGPHHVSNTLGVILTCLSLEIDLDKIINGVENYKGIPGRTNKKTMQNSIIIEEINPGLNTQAIKESINMIKDLDDYYVSIGGDYGITCEEIDEEKLTQYLNNVNIDLILTGELGLSISKKTTQNYLYFENYEDIYDLAIKNNKNLLFIYRSDYRKLSQR; this is encoded by the coding sequence ATGAATAATCTTGTTATTGATTTAACTCATGGAGGAGTTAAAATAGCCATTAGTTTAGCTAAAGAAGGTAAAAATGTCTTTGTATATGACCTATACAATACATTAAACAGTACCGACAGTAAACTGCTTGACGTTTATAATGTTAAATTAATCCGATTAAGTGATTTGGCAGATCTGAAAGGAGATATAACTATAATATATCCAATCCATATGCCATTGAGTTTTGAAGAGGTTGAATCATATAATTCCAACTTAAACTATACTTTCAAAAGCCATCATGAAATCATGAAAGAACTTTTAATTGATTGGGGAGAAGATATAGTCAAAATAGAAGTTACAGGAGTTAAAGGAAAGACCACCTCCGTTTTTATGCTTAAAGAAATATTAATTGATAAAAATCCACTGATATTATCAAGTTTAGGAGCATTGCTATATGAAAACAGAAAAGAGATTATTCTAAAAAAAAATATTTCAATTGCGCCTGCCAATATCAAGGAAACGATTGATTTAGCATATAAAACTGCAAATCCCATTTGTGAGATAGCTGAAGGCATCGTTGAAAGCAAAAACATACGAAAATATGATTGCGCTATTTTTGAATCCTCCCTAGGAGCAAGTGGAATTGGAGATGTTGGACTTCTATTAAACATCACCGAAGACTATCCAATAGCAAAAGGTAAAAGTTCTGCAAGTGAAGCTAAAAAACAAGTATTCAGATGTAAATGCGTATGTATCCAAAAAGAAGCATTGGATAAATATTATTCTAATATAAAACATGGCAAAATCAATAGCTTTTCACTGAATGACCCATCTTCAAATTTATTTATCAAAAATGTGGAATATGATTTAGACCGGACACAACTTGAAATAATATATCATGACATTAAAACTGTTAATAGCAATATTGTTTCAGGCGAACTTCGCCTGAATTGCTTTGCACCCGGACCTCATCATGTCAGCAATACATTAGGAGTAATTTTAACTTGTCTGAGTTTAGAAATTGATTTGGACAAAATAATAAATGGAGTTGAAAATTATAAAGGCATCCCCGGCAGAACCAATAAAAAAACAATGCAAAACTCAATTATCATCGAAGAAATAAATCCCGGACTGAATACTCAAGCTATAAAAGAATCAATAAACATGATTAAGGATCTAGATGATTATTATGTTTCCATCGGAGGAGATTATGGGATTACCTGCGAAGAGATTGATGAAGAAAAATTAACACAATATTTAAATAATGTTAACATAGATCTGATTTTGACCGGAGAATTAGGATTGTCAATTTCTAAAAAAACAACTCAAAACTACTTATATTTCGAAAATTATGAAGATATTTACGATTTAGCTATAAAAAATAATAAAAACCTCCTTTTTATTTATCGTTCAGATTACCGGAAACTTTCACAAAGATAA
- a CDS encoding bifunctional NADP phosphatase/NAD kinase, whose protein sequence is MDSETKKIAKKLVNKIIKAVGPAVREYVGTELGGTEIKIGADGTPTSYIDQIAEEKLINILKNAEVLSYLVSEEVGELKLGKGTKRSIILTQELRRTDLSEDETPKFIFLIDPIDGTNNAINEIPAYAISIAVAEVNQGNLATINDVELGFVYNIASGNYFEAEKGKGCLLNNEKVKPRDNVKINKMTLGGFTKTGTSEASTLVDRARRMRVLGSVVLELSYVASGKYDAFLDLRGSRIIDIAAGKLILEEAGCIITDKYGQKLNNILSIYEKTIVVAANNREMHKQIIDILNNNQADVIGKIGIISRIDQDKPILFSAKIIDHILTNGCEVVIEKELAQKLTEIKQNPNLEKIIKETQETYPKIANMLDDIDFNIDYEKLAEELYNFECDMATILGGDGTLLRAQSRLKPEIPIFGINMGTVGFLTEIEVENTFDAFKDILKGDYYKEKRTRLVVSHENHNFTAMNEVVVMTDKPAKMLNFEILVDGEIIEEVRADGLIISTPSGSTAYSMSAGGPIVDPKVAGFVIIPICPYKLGVRPFVVSDNSEITVKLLKKGKNAVFVMDGQINEEAKYEEEIKFKKSRKDAYFIRTSSKYFYEKVKDKLKEGGIETHNRCNNE, encoded by the coding sequence ATGGACAGCGAAACCAAAAAAATCGCCAAAAAATTGGTAAATAAAATAATCAAAGCAGTTGGTCCAGCTGTTAGAGAATATGTTGGAACCGAATTAGGGGGAACAGAAATAAAAATCGGAGCTGATGGAACCCCAACATCATATATCGACCAAATAGCTGAAGAAAAACTCATAAATATTCTAAAGAATGCAGAAGTATTATCATATTTAGTTAGTGAAGAAGTAGGGGAATTGAAACTTGGAAAAGGTACAAAAAGAAGTATTATCCTAACCCAGGAATTGAGAAGAACTGATTTGAGCGAAGATGAAACTCCGAAATTCATATTTTTAATTGATCCGATTGACGGTACAAATAATGCCATTAATGAAATTCCTGCATATGCTATTTCAATCGCTGTGGCAGAAGTTAACCAAGGCAATCTTGCAACAATAAATGATGTGGAGCTTGGTTTCGTATATAATATAGCAAGCGGCAATTATTTTGAAGCTGAAAAAGGTAAAGGATGCTTGTTGAATAATGAAAAAGTTAAACCACGGGATAATGTTAAAATAAACAAAATGACTCTTGGAGGATTTACAAAAACAGGAACTTCAGAAGCATCAACCCTTGTTGACCGTGCTAGACGTATGAGAGTACTTGGAAGTGTTGTTTTGGAACTTTCATATGTTGCAAGCGGAAAATATGATGCGTTTCTTGATTTAAGAGGAAGCAGAATAATTGATATTGCAGCAGGAAAATTAATTCTTGAAGAAGCAGGATGCATAATTACAGACAAATACGGTCAAAAACTCAACAATATCTTAAGCATTTATGAAAAAACAATTGTTGTGGCTGCAAATAACAGAGAAATGCACAAACAAATTATTGATATCTTAAATAATAATCAAGCAGATGTTATTGGTAAAATTGGAATTATTTCAAGAATTGATCAAGATAAACCCATTTTATTTTCAGCAAAAATTATTGACCATATTTTAACAAATGGCTGTGAAGTAGTCATTGAAAAAGAATTAGCTCAAAAATTAACTGAAATTAAACAAAACCCTAATTTAGAAAAGATTATTAAAGAAACCCAAGAAACTTACCCTAAAATTGCTAACATGCTTGATGACATTGATTTTAATATAGATTATGAAAAATTAGCTGAAGAGTTATATAATTTTGAGTGTGACATGGCAACAATTCTCGGCGGGGACGGCACACTATTAAGAGCGCAGTCCAGGCTGAAACCAGAAATTCCGATTTTTGGAATAAATATGGGTACAGTAGGATTTTTAACAGAAATTGAAGTTGAAAATACATTTGATGCATTTAAAGATATCTTAAAAGGAGATTATTATAAAGAAAAAAGAACCCGACTTGTTGTATCACATGAAAATCATAATTTCACAGCAATGAACGAAGTAGTTGTTATGACTGACAAACCTGCGAAAATGCTTAATTTCGAGATTTTAGTTGATGGGGAGATAATTGAAGAAGTTAGAGCAGACGGATTAATCATATCGACCCCCAGCGGTTCAACAGCATATTCCATGTCTGCAGGAGGACCTATTGTAGATCCGAAAGTTGCGGGATTTGTCATAATTCCAATTTGTCCATATAAACTTGGAGTAAGGCCATTTGTAGTATCGGATAATAGTGAAATCACTGTTAAATTGCTTAAAAAAGGTAAAAATGCAGTATTTGTAATGGATGGTCAGATTAATGAGGAAGCAAAATATGAAGAAGAAATTAAATTCAAAAAATCTAGGAAAGATGCATACTTCATTAGAACTTCAAGTAAATACTTCTATGAAAAAGTAAAAGACAAATTAAAAGAAGGTGGAATTGAAACACATAATCGGTGCAATAATGAATAA
- a CDS encoding winged helix-turn-helix domain-containing protein, producing the protein MDRKEDMSIISLLTRSKKRFKVLKSLEKENKIPSKISKDIDDNSNHVSKYLKTLKEAKLVKCLNEEDKRYRFYAITDKGKYYLDKIEHEYKDQK; encoded by the coding sequence ATGGATAGAAAAGAGGATATGAGCATTATTTCTTTACTAACACGCTCTAAAAAAAGGTTTAAAGTTCTAAAATCTCTAGAAAAAGAAAATAAAATACCCTCAAAAATTAGCAAAGATATTGATGATAACAGTAATCATGTATCCAAATATTTAAAGACATTGAAAGAAGCGAAATTAGTAAAATGTCTTAATGAAGAAGATAAACGATATAGATTTTATGCCATTACAGATAAAGGTAAATATTACCTTGATAAAATAGAACACGAGTATAAAGACCAAAAGTAG
- the speB gene encoding agmatinase, with protein MLLNTYEPWKFAFSQEIENLKENSYGIIGVPFDSTTSYHSGARLGPIVVREASFSFEKYNTVFNKDLTTTFHDFGDVNVIPGNCEATCKIIEQTVGELLDLNIKPIIIGGEHSASIGAIKILSEKYDKLTVIHLDAHRDLAFEFIGEKYSHATVMRRAHENGVDLVQIGIRSSSLEEDEFVKSTYNIQTFKNKDVHKHMDAVEYYLTNIEGPIYISVDMDVVDPAIAPNVGNPTPGGLFVSEIETIIKTLAHKNVVGLDVVETASDKLGDNTAVVAAKIIYDFLTLIG; from the coding sequence ATGCTTTTAAATACTTATGAACCATGGAAATTTGCATTTTCTCAGGAAATTGAGAATTTAAAAGAAAATTCATATGGAATAATTGGAGTTCCATTTGACAGTACTACTTCTTATCATTCCGGTGCACGTTTAGGACCGATTGTTGTTCGCGAAGCTTCATTTAGTTTTGAAAAATACAATACTGTTTTTAATAAGGATTTAACAACTACTTTCCATGATTTTGGAGATGTTAATGTTATTCCTGGAAATTGTGAAGCAACTTGCAAGATTATTGAGCAAACTGTTGGCGAACTTTTAGATTTAAATATTAAGCCAATAATCATTGGCGGCGAACATTCCGCTTCTATTGGAGCTATTAAAATTCTAAGTGAAAAATATGATAAATTGACTGTTATTCACCTAGATGCTCACAGAGACCTTGCTTTTGAATTCATTGGTGAAAAGTATTCTCATGCAACTGTCATGAGAAGAGCTCATGAAAACGGTGTTGATTTGGTTCAAATCGGAATTAGGTCCTCTTCTTTAGAAGAAGATGAATTTGTAAAATCAACTTATAATATTCAAACATTTAAAAATAAGGATGTTCACAAACATATGGATGCTGTTGAATATTATTTGACTAATATTGAAGGGCCTATTTATATTTCAGTTGATATGGATGTTGTTGATCCAGCTATCGCTCCTAATGTAGGTAATCCTACTCCTGGGGGATTGTTTGTTTCTGAAATTGAGACTATTATTAAAACGTTAGCTCATAAAAATGTTGTAGGTTTGGATGTTGTTGAAACGGCTAGTGATAAGCTTGGAGACAACACTGCTGTTGTTGCAGCCAAAATTATTTACGATTTTTTAACATTAATCGGATAA
- the hemC gene encoding hydroxymethylbilane synthase, whose translation MIVGTRGSQLALAQTKQVCSDLSKITGETIDIEIIKTKGDKITTSQLYNMDSKGLFTKELDIALLEEEVDFTVHSFKDLPTELDEDLKVIAVPKRESPNEVLISKKDWNNLGPGSRLGTSSLRREAFCNHYEKEFELKPIRGNIETRIQKALNSDLDATIMAEAGLKRLNLTKYIKNVFPLEYITPPAGQGALAIITRRDSDKNELISKLNDYVSMQEVLAEKKVLEELGVGCQWPIGAIARVKNNEFSIYSILLTKEGEILKGQTEKGSVRSAVELGGRIGKLFKDYV comes from the coding sequence ATGATTGTTGGAACCCGTGGAAGCCAATTGGCTTTAGCTCAAACAAAACAAGTTTGCTCAGATTTAAGTAAAATAACTGGCGAAACTATTGATATTGAAATTATTAAGACAAAAGGAGATAAAATTACTACCTCCCAATTGTACAATATGGATTCGAAAGGACTTTTTACTAAGGAATTGGATATTGCTCTTTTAGAAGAAGAAGTTGACTTTACAGTTCATAGTTTTAAAGATTTGCCTACTGAATTGGATGAAGATTTAAAAGTTATAGCTGTTCCAAAACGTGAATCTCCAAATGAAGTATTAATCTCTAAAAAAGACTGGAATAATCTAGGTCCGGGTTCACGCCTTGGAACTAGTAGTCTTAGAAGAGAAGCTTTTTGTAATCATTACGAAAAGGAATTTGAACTTAAACCCATCAGAGGAAATATTGAAACTAGAATTCAAAAAGCCTTAAATAGCGATTTAGATGCAACAATTATGGCTGAAGCTGGCCTTAAAAGATTAAATCTAACAAAATATATTAAAAATGTATTTCCACTAGAGTATATTACGCCACCGGCAGGTCAAGGGGCACTGGCTATTATTACAAGACGTGACTCTGATAAAAACGAGTTAATTTCTAAATTAAATGATTATGTTTCAATGCAGGAAGTACTTGCTGAGAAAAAAGTGCTAGAGGAACTTGGCGTTGGATGCCAATGGCCAATTGGTGCTATAGCACGTGTGAAAAATAATGAGTTCAGTATTTATTCAATTTTATTAACTAAAGAAGGAGAAATCCTTAAAGGACAAACAGAAAAGGGATCTGTTCGCAGTGCGGTTGAACTTGGTGGCCGTATTGGGAAACTTTTCAAGGATTACGTTTAA
- a CDS encoding HIRAN domain-containing protein has product MYITLMAFENMHGAKPLVLNGIVKLTKEPENRQDTEAIACEMRYFGKIGYVSNSTNTVIKGTMSAGRLYDKITDEYFAKIQFIHPNDAIAKVLSIDELSEEIKNLESDVHFLCEDLSKVELKE; this is encoded by the coding sequence ATGTATATTACGCTAATGGCATTTGAGAATATGCACGGGGCAAAACCATTAGTTCTAAATGGAATTGTGAAGCTGACAAAAGAACCAGAAAATAGACAAGATACAGAAGCAATAGCTTGTGAAATGAGATATTTTGGAAAAATAGGTTATGTATCCAACAGCACCAACACAGTAATTAAAGGTACAATGAGTGCTGGAAGATTATATGACAAAATTACTGATGAATACTTTGCAAAAATACAATTTATACACCCCAATGATGCAATAGCTAAAGTACTGTCAATTGATGAACTCAGTGAAGAAATTAAAAATCTTGAAAGTGATGTTCATTTCCTCTGTGAAGATTTATCAAAAGTTGAGCTAAAAGAGTGA